From a region of the Methanolinea sp. genome:
- the polX gene encoding DNA polymerase/3'-5' exonuclease PolX has product MDRTNQQIAEKLNLMAELLELKGENVFKVRAFYRASDIIDRYGSPLASLDEQSLATIPGIGKNIAKKIREIVETGTFQELEEIKSDIPDSLIELLRLEGVGPKTVAKLRSRLSIESIEDLEREARNHRIRAVRGFGEKKEEGFLKAIAAYREQSGRMNRLEADEVFARVRPAFTPGTYEVAGSYRRGKSTVGDIDVVSTEPAPAVNPRLRSLADEVIDEGGKRTSVRVLGKRVDVRFCHPRQFGSMLLYLTGSKAFNIRLREIALSRGYKLNEYGIEDRGGGMRREFGSEQELFSFLAMDPVVPELREDWGEVEEALKGSLPDLVHRDSIRGDLHVHSTWSDGRLTIEELARKGEEMGYEYLVCSDHSATLGIAHGLDEDALSKQSHEIELANRSSSCRILQGIEVDILSDGTLGLPSRALGDLEIVIASVHSGFSQERDIMTRRILSALDNEHVDIIGHPTGRIIGRRHPYAVDMDRVIDRARDTSTALECNASPYRLDLDDIHIRQAIEHGVRIAIGSDAHDASEFGHIQYGVTTCRRGWAEDPDVLNTLHLGDLLEWVS; this is encoded by the coding sequence ATGGATCGGACCAACCAGCAGATCGCGGAAAAACTGAATCTCATGGCAGAATTGCTGGAGCTCAAAGGAGAGAACGTATTCAAGGTCCGTGCATTCTACCGCGCTTCCGATATTATCGACCGGTACGGCTCACCGCTTGCATCCCTCGATGAACAGAGCCTCGCCACGATTCCTGGGATCGGGAAAAACATTGCAAAAAAGATACGGGAGATCGTGGAGACCGGTACATTCCAGGAACTGGAGGAAATAAAATCCGATATCCCTGACTCCCTCATCGAGCTGCTAAGGCTCGAGGGAGTTGGCCCAAAAACAGTTGCCAAGCTCAGGAGCAGACTCTCGATCGAAAGCATCGAAGATCTGGAGCGGGAAGCACGCAATCACCGCATCAGGGCGGTTCGGGGATTTGGCGAGAAAAAGGAAGAGGGTTTTCTCAAGGCAATCGCCGCGTATCGGGAGCAGTCCGGTCGCATGAACAGGCTTGAAGCTGACGAGGTTTTTGCCAGGGTGCGGCCTGCATTCACTCCCGGGACCTATGAAGTCGCCGGTAGTTACCGTCGCGGGAAAAGCACCGTTGGCGATATCGACGTGGTGAGCACGGAACCGGCGCCCGCGGTCAATCCGCGGCTCCGATCTCTTGCGGATGAGGTGATTGATGAAGGTGGAAAGAGGACATCGGTACGGGTGCTTGGAAAACGTGTCGATGTCCGCTTCTGCCATCCCCGCCAGTTCGGCTCGATGCTCCTCTACCTCACCGGGTCGAAAGCTTTCAATATCAGGCTCCGGGAGATCGCGCTTTCACGGGGATACAAGCTGAATGAATATGGAATAGAAGACCGGGGCGGTGGAATGAGGAGAGAATTTGGGTCCGAACAGGAACTATTCTCGTTCCTCGCCATGGATCCGGTTGTCCCCGAGCTCCGTGAAGACTGGGGGGAGGTTGAAGAGGCCCTTAAGGGATCTCTGCCGGACCTGGTTCACAGGGATTCCATCCGTGGAGACCTCCATGTCCATAGCACATGGAGCGACGGACGGCTCACCATCGAGGAACTGGCGCGGAAAGGCGAGGAGATGGGATATGAATACCTTGTCTGTTCAGATCATTCTGCAACCCTGGGGATTGCACACGGGCTTGACGAGGATGCCCTTTCAAAGCAGTCCCACGAGATCGAACTGGCAAACCGGTCGTCATCCTGCAGGATTCTTCAGGGAATCGAGGTTGATATACTCTCCGATGGCACCCTGGGGCTCCCTTCCAGGGCCCTTGGAGACCTCGAGATCGTCATCGCATCGGTCCATTCAGGGTTCTCCCAGGAGCGTGACATCATGACCCGAAGGATCCTATCAGCACTCGATAATGAGCATGTCGATATTATCGGGCATCCCACCGGCAGGATCATCGGGCGACGCCATCCCTATGCAGTCGATATGGACAGGGTGATCGACCGTGCCCGGGATACTTCGACAGCCCTCGAATGCAATGCCTCACCGTACCGGCTTGACCTGGACGATATACACATCCGGCAGGCCATCGAGCACGGGGTCAGGATTGCAATCGGCTCTGATGCCCATGATGCATCCGAATTCGGGCATATCCAGTACGGTGTCACCACGTGCCGGAGGGGATGGGCGGAGGACCCGGATGTCCTCAATACCCTGCACCTAGGTGATCTCCTGGAGTGGGTATCGTGA
- a CDS encoding DUF2115 domain-containing protein, with protein MSVPCNSAAYPAADEISLRRICEAVHSMEAARTKGELGEAIAREVEKFTLAELQVIGGSIKNEVDRLPSPYREKIRPCFHEQFFGTHHRLLCMFRSGAFRRMKQPITEPETFRKFLAMVPEGCLGQPPDSGTEFRFGEPVRSLFYYLLSAFSMFVMDGPGHPVGTPFPGGFVVEKRGEEFFCPIRDKEEAIPFSICNFCPAKQMEGV; from the coding sequence ATGTCCGTTCCCTGCAACAGTGCGGCCTATCCGGCTGCAGACGAGATCTCTCTCCGGCGGATATGCGAAGCTGTCCACAGCATGGAGGCGGCCCGCACCAAGGGTGAACTCGGGGAGGCCATCGCCCGCGAGGTGGAGAAGTTCACGCTTGCCGAGCTCCAGGTTATCGGCGGGAGCATAAAAAACGAGGTCGACCGGCTCCCGTCCCCGTACCGGGAGAAGATCCGGCCGTGTTTCCACGAGCAGTTCTTCGGTACCCACCATCGGCTGCTCTGCATGTTCCGTTCCGGTGCATTCAGGCGGATGAAACAGCCTATTACAGAACCGGAGACCTTCCGGAAGTTCCTGGCCATGGTCCCGGAGGGTTGCCTGGGTCAGCCGCCTGATTCCGGGACCGAGTTTCGGTTCGGGGAACCGGTCCGCTCCCTGTTCTACTACCTGCTTTCGGCGTTTTCCATGTTCGTCATGGATGGTCCCGGCCACCCGGTGGGAACCCCCTTTCCCGGTGGTTTCGTGGTGGAGAAACGAGGTGAGGAGTTCTTCTGCCCTATCCGCGACAAGGAAGAAGCGATCCCGTTCTCGATCTGCAACTTTTGCCCGGCGAAACAGATGGAGGGAGTATAA
- the hisD gene encoding histidinol dehydrogenase, which translates to MWKAVEVDAWVAGRKSSLEEARATVTEIIERVRRDGDAALRQMSRHVVLEEIAVSDDEREAAYDEVDDAIIDSLANAKNRIERFHELQKPRDLWLEEVEPGIVLGIKTTPLSRAGLYIPGGRAAYPSSALMCAIPAKVAGVPEICAISPPPISPMTLVALDLAGVTEIYRSGGAQAIAALALGTESVKPVQKIVGPGNIYVTLAKMMLREYAEIDFPAGPSEIGIIADSTADPRFVAADVLAQAEHDPNAACILISTDKTLAEKVGREVAEMAAKAPRKEIIEQALKNSGYVVVRSLDEAIAASDAVAPEHLSIQVADPLPVVMKVRNAGAIFVGRYSVVACGDYAIGTNHVLPTAGYAKTYSGLDVNHFCKTASVEMVSREGLEKIGDTVETIADAEGLHAHAESVRIRRRA; encoded by the coding sequence ATGTGGAAGGCAGTGGAGGTCGATGCCTGGGTCGCGGGCAGGAAATCGAGCCTCGAGGAAGCCCGGGCCACGGTCACAGAGATCATCGAGCGTGTCCGCAGGGACGGTGATGCGGCGCTCCGGCAGATGTCCCGGCACGTCGTGCTGGAAGAAATTGCCGTGAGCGACGACGAACGGGAGGCAGCCTACGATGAGGTGGACGATGCGATAATCGATAGCCTGGCCAATGCGAAGAACCGGATCGAGCGCTTCCACGAGCTCCAGAAACCGCGGGATCTCTGGCTGGAGGAGGTCGAACCAGGCATCGTGCTCGGCATCAAGACCACGCCGTTGTCCCGGGCAGGCCTCTACATCCCCGGGGGACGGGCGGCTTACCCTTCTTCGGCGCTGATGTGCGCCATTCCTGCAAAAGTGGCCGGCGTACCGGAGATCTGTGCCATTTCCCCACCGCCAATCAGCCCCATGACCCTGGTCGCCCTCGACCTTGCCGGGGTGACCGAGATATACCGGTCCGGCGGAGCCCAGGCCATTGCTGCCCTGGCGCTGGGGACCGAATCGGTAAAACCGGTGCAGAAGATCGTCGGCCCGGGCAACATCTACGTTACCCTGGCCAAGATGATGCTACGGGAATATGCTGAGATCGATTTTCCTGCAGGTCCAAGCGAAATCGGGATCATCGCTGACTCCACCGCCGATCCCCGGTTTGTCGCTGCCGATGTACTGGCGCAGGCCGAGCATGACCCGAACGCTGCCTGTATCCTGATATCCACCGATAAAACACTCGCTGAGAAGGTCGGACGAGAAGTTGCGGAGATGGCTGCCAAAGCCCCAAGAAAGGAGATCATCGAACAGGCGCTGAAGAATTCGGGGTACGTTGTGGTTCGGTCCCTTGATGAGGCCATCGCTGCCTCGGATGCGGTGGCCCCCGAACACCTTTCAATCCAGGTGGCAGACCCCCTCCCGGTGGTCATGAAGGTCCGGAACGCAGGGGCAATCTTTGTCGGCCGGTACTCTGTGGTAGCCTGCGGTGACTACGCGATCGGGACCAACCATGTGCTCCCCACGGCAGGGTATGCGAAGACCTATTCAGGCCTCGATGTCAACCACTTCTGCAAGACCGCATCGGTGGAGATGGTCTCCCGTGAAGGACTGGAGAAGATCGGGGACACTGTCGAGACCATTGCCGATGCCGAAGGCCTCCACGCCCACGCCGAATCAGTCCGGATCAGGCGGCGGGCGTAA
- a CDS encoding DUF1894 domain-containing protein: protein MPDGPCFNQIWSEVILTNVTPRRCDNRVKKSCREHYLIPPGKVFREVPILLARPMLVGIDEGSGRILMPFRKPCYGTSLYVIDSDREEIARLRAELKTAAVRDRQDSRKKEKV, encoded by the coding sequence ATGCCTGATGGTCCCTGCTTTAATCAGATCTGGTCAGAAGTCATCCTCACCAACGTGACGCCACGGCGGTGCGATAACCGGGTGAAGAAGTCCTGCAGGGAGCATTACCTGATCCCGCCTGGAAAGGTCTTCCGGGAAGTTCCAATTCTCCTCGCCAGACCGATGCTGGTCGGGATTGATGAAGGATCAGGAAGGATCCTGATGCCCTTCCGGAAACCCTGTTATGGTACCTCGCTCTATGTCATCGATTCTGACCGGGAGGAGATCGCCCGTCTCCGTGCGGAATTGAAGACCGCAGCGGTCCGGGATAGACAGGATAGTCGAAAAAAGGAAAAGGTATGA